TGGGCTTACAAGTTCCTTATTGAACACGATGTTGCTCGTAGAATGAGCCTCGGGAACAAACTCTTTAAACGTTTAATTTGCCGTCACTTTGTTCAAGAGAACTCCAACCTACTCTTACAGCAATGAAAAGCTGGGGTCACCGTACACATTCTTGAAGTGGacgtcaaaatgatatcaaaatttagtcatttcaggattcaatatggccgccgaatgctatgaattcaatatggccgccgaatgcTATGAATTCAATAAGGCCGCCGAATACTATggattcaatatggccgccgaatactatgaattcaatatggccgccgaatgctatgaattcaatatggccgccgaatgcTATGAATTCAATAAGGCCGCCGAATACTATggattcaatatggccgccgaatactatgaattcaatatggccgccgaatgcTATGAATTCAATATAGCCGCCGAATGCTATGAATTCAATATAGCCGCCGAATGCTATGAATTCAATATAGCCGCCGAATACtatgaattcaatatggccgccgaatgcTATGAATTCAATATAGCCGCCGAATACtatgaattcaatatggccgccgaatactatgaattcaatatggccgccgaatgcTATGAATTCAATATAGCCGCCGAATACtatgaattcaatatggccgccgaatactatGAATTCAATATAGCCGCCGAATACtatgaattcaatatggccgccgaatactatgaattcaatatggccgccgaatactatggattcaatatggccgccgaatactatggattcaatatggccgccgaatgctatgaattcaatatggccgccgaatgctatgaattcaatatggccgccgaatgcTATGAATTCAATAAGGCCGCCGAATACTATggattcaatatggccgccgaatactatgaattcaatatggccgccgaatgctatgaattcaatatggccgccgaatgcTATGAATTCAATAAGGCCGCCGAATACTATggattcaatatggccgccgaatactatggattcaatatggccgccgaatactatGATGTTAACTCGATGGAAAAATAGCAGATtgttaattgtcatagtgaaccactaaatttcttttattatttcaaaagggccaggaacaagctttcacatGGCAAGTTTGTAGAGAGTTGAAGAAATTCAGttttttcagggaaatttgtctCTAAGGTGCATTCTACCTCAAATGTTTCAATtgtactttattaatactattaatactattaatatatatatatatatatatatatatatatatatatatatatatatatatatatatatatatatatatatatatatatatatatatatatatatataccaatacAGAAGTACATATCCTTCATCTCTACCCCGTACACAATGGACGCATGTAGAACAATTCTCATCGAATTGAGTTACTTTTATTGACGTCACAATTTTTCCTATAACAATTGTCTAAATAAAAGGacatgaacaaacaaattgttGGAATCATAGACTTAAAAAGCAACTCTTTCAGTCTGTATCTTTGGGTTTTAGAGGTATATTGattttgttcatgtttttaTTAAAGGGAACCTACTCCAGGAATTAATTAAACGCatatattttcatgaacttAGGGTTCTAGTCGTGTCatggttttacatcacctacattacaTGCGATTTTTAGAGAAACATCACGTTGAAATTGTCCCCAATTTTTGGATATTTGCTGTGGaccacattgcatcatgggaaccAGCAGAAAATGTTTATGCAAtgattgaacaatgaatattcatgaccctAAGAATCTACTACTTTCATTACCTGAAAATTTTATGTATTTCTGATAGTGTGTGAAATGTAGGTTATGGAAAACCATGGCATGACTCTAAAGAATCCAAAATTCATGAAaatcatttcctgatgtggcATTCCCATTTAAATGCTGgaaatataataacattatgTATTTAATGTGATAAATCAAACGCAAGTCGGTAATCAACATGGAGAATCCCAGTAATCGAATTAATCCTAAATTGTAAATACTGGAGTTTTAGGTCACCATTTTTCGAAGGTCAATAATTTGAAATAGGATATTCACACAGTTAAACCTTTGATTTACGTGTCAAgcaaattaaaatgaatgatATGGTTGGTATGCAGCTGACACCCCATAATAACTTGATCTAATGTAATCTATGAGAGTATTCTTTATCTGTATAcctttatattatataattttacgttcaatatatgcatgtatataaacatagaaCCAGGTCCTCGTTGCATCTTATTTGttataatgtatacagtacaaaccatgtgtgtttatgtgtactCCCAGAACTAGGTTATACAGTTACTGAGCAATCGTATAATGTTTGGCAAACCCTCACAATCAAATGAAAGCTAATGGGGGCAAATGCGTAGCTGATCTTATAGCAGTTGTATTTCTCCATGCTTAGGGGATCCAGAAAAAATCATTTTCACCAAATTTTCATCACGAAACACCTCTAAAATATGGATATAGAAAATGGCAAATCTAGTTAAGGAGAGGCCTACTGAATGACACGTGTACATGAGTGGGGTATTCTGGGAAACGAACAAAGTTAGGAGCGTCATATACGCCTTGATACAATCACCTCAGCTTTTCTTTGCTTGGGCAAAGGTGAAAAGGGTATGGCGTGCCTAATTTCgattgtttcccagaatgcctcacccTAATGAACAGCAGGAAGCCATCTAAGTCAGATTTACCAATTTTCATAACTCTATCGTAGAGAAGTCACCTGATGTGGAATCAGTGAATAGGACTTTCCTTGGTCCCCTAAACGTAAAGAATTGCAGCTTAGCTGAATTTTATCTCACCTGTTTGTCCCTTTGAGTTATTGGTATACAAACGGATTAGGATTGTAAATCAGAATTTGAGGAAAATTGCAAAATTGTAAGTCTTGTAAAGATTGACAGAATGTTATTATTTGTGCCTTTAAAAGGTAAGAAATCATTCTAAAAAGGGAAGCGTTCTCAGACCGGCTCTGGTTGTCTTTCTGCTTGTTATCCGCAAATCACTGGAGTTATAAACAATTATAAACCGAGTTGATTTTTGAGATCTACAACATTCAGTGCAATATTAGTATTCTCGCAAGGTACGACATATCTTCCTTTTGAAtagtgccgtaaaagagacaTGTCGTTTTACGACAATGTATCCTAGATTTTCGACACCCAAATGTTTGACACACAATTTCTCCGCAAATAATACGACAGTAGAAGAAGGTACTTTTCGTGTATGTGGCTGTGtgtttatacacacatactagtgtTAAGCTCAACTGTACACTCTAAGCAATTGTTGAAATACATGAATTCTCAGTGGTAATCTGGATTCCAAGAAAATGCATAACACATGTATAacgttgaaatgaaaatgtcagtAGTAGAAGTCGTCACTTGTTTACTGACAGACCCACATTCTTGTATATAATAGACACTAGATGTAGTATAGCCATGGACTGCATTTGGTCGGCTGTCGATCGATGAATTTTGATTGAGAGGTGATATTTCACTGCAATGCTCCATAAAATGGTACACGCAGCTATAACATTCAACGAAAGTATCTCTGTGTGATAATAAAGGAATGCAAACCAATACACATCTAAAACAATAGCAGAAACAAAACAACATCAACAGTTTTGATCAACCCAAGTGAATGTTCTGTTAAGTGCATCACATAATGCATGGTCGTAAGGCCTGTAGAATTCACACAGTTTTTCCTTTGCCCAGTCAGCGAGTTTTGGATGCTGGCGTCCTTTAGACCTTGGCATGCATGCCTTTTCCGGGAATGCTACACACTGTTGTCCCTTCTCTTTATCGAAGTAAAAATGTTCCTTCTTAAAATATCGACGTATGCCAAGAAAAAATTCCACTCTCTGCAATTCTTCAGTAGGATTCCGTCGAAAATTATCACCGTCAACGAAAAGCATCTGGCTTGCCGAGAAATATTCCGACCACCGATAATAATGCTTAACGTAGAGACCGACATCGACCATTTCATTATACATGTCGACATTTTCTGGATGACTCCGTTCAAATACTGTTTCTTCAATTGTATCAGCTAAACCTTTACGTAACATGAACTCTTCATTGGGGTTGTTCGATTTATTGGAGAATTCAACGTAGTCAGACACAAGACGACGGACCGGATCGCAAACGACCACTATGATTTTCACATCGGACGAAAGGGTCTGACGGATTCTTTTCGGAGCGTCAAACGGCCGAAAAAAGTACGTAGGTGTCTTCTCGATCTGTAACTGATGCCGAGATGCGAACGCCATTTTGCTCTTATACCAGTCTAACCCATTTTCAGACCTTGTATCGAAATAATGCGTTTCATCTCTCGGTGAAACAAGATAGGGATGGTAGTTCAGAAATTTCGCCAGACTGCCCGTTCCACATTTACGAACGCCAGCGATGATGACATCAGGCAAACGTTGTTCGCATACACGCAAATTCATACCGCTTTCATTCCGTAGCTTCGTCAAACGATAGTAGGGATTCGCAGGGTAATAGCAGGACACTCGCCATCTTTCGGCTCTAAACATACCTTCGTCTGAACTGACTTTCCATTCATCTAGCAACCCTTGTCCGTTGTTATCGGGTATAACTTGCTCGTTATCATGGACGCCATTTTGATAACTTTCAGATATATTTTGTTCTTGACTGTCAGTCAAGCTCTGGTCGGAGTCATCTGGCATGTTCTCGctgttgttttcaaagaaattggtCCCGTCTTCATTGGGTACACGAATATCATTCTCATATTCATCGGACACATATTTGTTGTACATGGAGTTGTTCATCAGTTGCCTAAAGGCTATATCGTTAAAAAAGTCCCTCAGTGTTTTACCATCACGGGGTAAATCAATAGCTCGGAGAATGACAATCGAAAGAGCAAAAGTTGCGACATACACCAATATTGTCTTTACTTCCCTGAAATACTTCCTAGGAAAACAGCGACGAAGTAAATGTTCGCTCATGTTGATAACAGTTTTCTACAAAATGCCAGAGTCAACGTATCTACTGATAGAATGGATCGGCTGTTCTATAATTATTGGTGGATTTACACTTCAAATACGATTTAATCAAAAATGGATTGTAGATACAATTTACGGTAGCGTGATACAATGCTAGGATTCAACCCGTttaaactgtatgcaaatattcggCAATATTAAAGTATTTACATTAACCCTCTTGCTGGCTTAAACTGTCATATGTTACATTGAAAAAATGTCCGTTTGTTGGTATTTGTGTATGGATATATTTGCACATCTCTCTATGTGGCATATTGCTACAGTTGGATCTCATGTATTTTGAATAGATGTTAGTGCAGTCTTTCACATGTATACTTAGAATACCGTATTTCGTACAATTTGGAATTGGTAGGTAAACTAGTCTTGCTGCAAGATGTCGATGCTTTACTCACGCATGGTAGGAGTACCATATACACAACATAatacaactacattgtatataggtATCTTGCATCAATATTGCAACTGCCGCGTCAAAGGTTAAATGTCGAAGTCAAAAGGTGCTACCGTGTGGTTTCCATCAAATGCTTATTGTCCCAAAGATTTCAGTAATACTACCTGATCATGAATGACACACACTTCGTTGATTTACGTTTGGGCAAGGCAATGATTCTAGGAATGTGCGTGTACACGTTGTGATGATTTGTAAGTTGAACTGTACGATATGGCACGTGATAGCTTAAAGTATCTCATCGGATTTAGTATAGGCCTATattatacacaaacacatacgcACACTGTAGGGGCCCATAGCAAATCGATATATGTTTTACCTTTATGCAActataaacaaacatttttttttcaatcctTTAAGGTATCTTACATGTTTTGTTGGTGTTTGGTGTTTGCACTGGGTTTTCAGTTGGCGCACTTCTAATAACTGCAAACAtacgttcacacacacacacacacacacacacacacacacacacacacacacacacacacacacgcacgcatacacacacacacacacacacacacgcgcgcgcgcacgcacacgcgtacgcacgcatgcacatacacatacatatcaaattatgtttatttccgAAATACATTAAATTAGTATGTACAGGTACAGTATTATTGGGTTCACACTGCATCTAGcaggaaatatatcaaattgcaTTTGAACATGTTATCCACATCACAAGGCAAATACAGTGTGTTAGTTGTTATAATACTTGCAGCTCTTTTTCTCCAGATATTACTTGGACCAATTATTGAACTAATGTTGCAATAATTTGCAATACAATTAGCATTACTCTTATTCAAACCTACTTTCATAAGGCCACTTACAAATCTGTagtgaacatacatacatacatacatacatacatacatgcatacatacatacatacatacatactgtcatacatactgtcatacatacatacatacatacatacatacatacatacatgcatgcatgcatgcatgcatgcatgcatgcatgcatgcatacatacatacatacatacatacatacatacatatacatacatacatacatacatacataaatcgattcaaaacaaatcaaatcaaatcaaatcaaatgatcaTTCCATTCCTTCGTGTAACATTGGTTGAATGATTATGATTATAAAAAATCTTAATttgtcatttatgtaaattacaccTTTTTTTGTAGGCGAGATTTTATAAAAacgttatacatgtaatttacttttgTCGGTTACTGTTTGAACGGATGACATCAGTATAGCTGACATCGATAGTTTCGTGTGAATCAATCAATATCGAGACGCATATACGTGTATGTGTTACGAGTGAGTGACATATCAAACGGCTGAATAGGCCTTATTTGTCGcctaaatcatagaccctccacccacaggaTACGCAACTGCGGCATTTCCTTTGAAGCGATGTGcgtttgcatacattatgtatgaTTAATCCGATTACGTATAGCGGTAATGCAGACTTCCTGTTCGGGGTGTAAAAACCTCACAACGCTATATAAATCGCACGTAaagtgggtggagggtctatgcctAAATCATAGACAATagcctctctattgtctatgccTAAATACACTCATCATGCAAACGGTTGCACTCTGGTATGAATACCAACAGCTTTGGTGACACGTGACGTAGATATCtcaccatggtaacatggtGCCATCCATTTTAAATGTCCCCAGCTGTTCATGATAGACCATCAGTTAGAATGCATTGTTGGGTATAAATCATCTTATGGAAATATTATTGTCAAGGTACAATAGAAGCCAAACCTGAAGAGTACATCGGGGCTGACAAGTGGTAATCGAAATGCAACCATCAAATTTGAAGGTTAATTTGCATTAAGTTCtaacacatcacatcatacatggtttaaaaaaacatacattgacaaGCCACTACATACCCTAAATAACAACCAGAGCATGGAATAAGTTACATATATGGAGACACTTAACTTTAACACAGGGAACTAGTAGTGCAGCCAGCTGACGCAGCAACAAATATAGGGTGGCTAAAATGATTGAATTTCGAAAGGGAACGTTTGCGACTTTGATGAAAATATCGATATATTGTTCAGCTATGCGAGAggagtttttattttatatttaattataGAATTGGTGTACAAGTCTCTATAACGGAAggtcaaaataaatactttagGTCACCGTTTTTTTATGATACAAGTAATACCAAATAATGAGTATTCACCATACATTTTCCCGAAAAAATTAACAGGCCACTAGTAGAGATGCCTTACATCTGTCTGTTGTTACCTTTCAGTGGTAGGCATTTTAATACtttaaaaacttatttttgaTACTTTGTCATGTAATGTCTGTTTTTACATTCGTGcttttatgtctgtctgtcttgaagtatttgttttcatttctctattgtttgtgtacattcagTGATGAAGTataataaatagatagatagatagatagatagataggtaggtaggtaggtaggtaggtagatatatagatagatagatagatagatagatagatagatagatagatagatagatagatagatagatagatagatggatagatagatagataggtaggtaggtagatagataatatagatagatagatagataggtaggtaggtagatagatagatagatagatagataatatagatagatagataggtaggtaggtagatagatagatagatagataggtaggtaggtaggtagagtagatagataatatagatagatagatagataatatagatagatatatagatagatagatagatagatatatagatagatagttagaaaGATAGATactatagatagacagatagatagatatatactGAGGTACTGAGATAATTATAGatgtataatgtaaataaaaaattaacatacttttttaaaaagtttgacGTCTCATGAATTTTATTAGCATTCATATAGTAGTGATTTCCTCGTTAGCTGTTTTTGACAAGAATTTCACGATGATTTACATGGTACCGGTgtagtgtatgtgtatatgtacagtgaTCTGTAGTGTACGACATATATAGTAATAACAGTTACtatgatatacatatgtactgtgCAAACACATCATGGCTACATCATGATGGCTGTACACGCCAATAGATTTGTTACTTGACTTAGTTTCAAATACACATGATGCCAGTATGAATTGACTGTCATCGGATTACACTTCACATTAATGATTTTAAATAGTACAGATCTGAAACAAAGTCAACTACATGTACGTATCCAtcaatacataattattatggtatatttcattttttttctgccaTAGATACTACAACActattatttgaaaatattatattccCATACCTATAAAGGGCGTTCATATTGAAAAAGATTTTTGTAATTTGGATTTATTTATTCGGCCTAGAATTGTTATCAATAATTTGAGAATAATAGAGAAAATGACATGGAAAtcagtaattaaaaaaaagaaactcaCTAATAAACATATTGTGatcaaagaaattaaaaaaaatattaataccGACCGTATCTGTTTTTGAAAGGTCGCAAATTATAATCGGAAatacaatattaattttttgaCGGTCTGGACGTAAAAACAACATATGTTTAAACTGCACGACGTCATCCAAACATACATCCATATGTATACTCATGGGAGGTAAAAGCTATCAAACTCGTCAAACCTGAACAAACAGATTTCGAAATTATAATCTGCAAAGTGCGTTGTTTTGTTTGATCGTGCGTTAAACACTGTATGAGTAAACATCGAGCATCCGGGGTAttgaaaaatagatatttgaattcAATAGTTCAAAGCATTGGTCAGAAAACGAACAAGTTTTTACTGGATTTTAAATCAATTTGCTGTGTTGGATGACGTCAGTAGCGGCTTTGCATGACGTGGATACCTCCAGAGGCAGGAGCAGCCAACCACTGAATTTTAGGAAGCGATTTGTTAATGACGTAATCACATCGGAATACGACCTTTAATATCTACCTGCAAGATGTAATCAACTTTTTTTAGTATGGATACAGCATCGTTTGGCAGATGTCTAACCGTTTGTGGTGAGGACAAAAACACAATGAACCAGACATCTGACCCAAAATGGAGATACAAGAATTGAAGAGAATTGTGATGTGTACTACGTCATCGGAACATAAATCCGTTAAAATATAACACCTAAATCGGTCCAACTGTCACAGGCGTTCTGACGCTACCATTTATAATAGATGCCATGTAACAGATGGCAATATTCAAAACCATATTGATGAGATTTCGTTGGTAAAATTTATTCATACTCCTAGTACACCATTCTGTACAAGACTGCTCTTGATACAGAAAAACactttatacttttttttttatattttactattataataattattttttttttacaaaaaattgcTTGCTAAATCtaatattaaatacaatttacattatatttgaaACCTAGGTGTATTTGATGAAGACATCTTCACAATTGTAAATTATCTGGTGTCGAAGTCCTGATTTGACcgccattttgaaaaattgGAAGAATCAtgacattttttcaatttttaagaATATCTATGAACTCACATTTGTCCCGATTTTGACgttttacataattatgcaaatttcatcaaatatacaCTTCAGAACTCTTTCTCGTGTGTTCTGATTTTCCCGTCatttgaaaattgtaaaaaaaatcatttaatttttcTGAAATCATTTTCGAGTGTCCTTATTTTATTCTCATTTGgagcatttgaaataaatattttatcaattttactgttaTTACAATTTCCGCAAATAGATCAAAGCTCAAAGTGATTTgacgacatacatgtactattgacTTTGTGTCCATATTGAAAATAGTATGGCGACCCCatgggtcaaagttcatgaGTTAAAGTTCAATAAGAAGCTGAACAAGAGTGTTGAGCACTGAAGGACGAAAGTCTACAGaaagatgtgtgtgtgtggctaaaTACTAGTATCGCTTTCAATTGACTCCTACATACATGTTGTGAATAAAATAAGACATTATTATTCATAGTGTTCTTGTATGTGTGAGTAAAGTAATCAAGTTTATCTGCA
This Glandiceps talaboti chromosome 13, keGlaTala1.1, whole genome shotgun sequence DNA region includes the following protein-coding sequences:
- the LOC144444959 gene encoding heparan sulfate glucosamine 3-O-sulfotransferase 1-like, whose protein sequence is MSEHLLRRCFPRKYFREVKTILVYVATFALSIVILRAIDLPRDGKTLRDFFNDIAFRQLMNNSMYNKYVSDEYENDIRVPNEDGTNFFENNSENMPDDSDQSLTDSQEQNISESYQNGVHDNEQVIPDNNGQGLLDEWKVSSDEGMFRAERWRVSCYYPANPYYRLTKLRNESGMNLRVCEQRLPDVIIAGVRKCGTGSLAKFLNYHPYLVSPRDETHYFDTRSENGLDWYKSKMAFASRHQLQIEKTPTYFFRPFDAPKRIRQTLSSDVKIIVVVCDPVRRLVSDYVEFSNKSNNPNEEFMLRKGLADTIEETVFERSHPENVDMYNEMVDVGLYVKHYYRWSEYFSASQMLFVDGDNFRRNPTEELQRVEFFLGIRRYFKKEHFYFDKEKGQQCVAFPEKACMPRSKGRQHPKLADWAKEKLCEFYRPYDHALCDALNRTFTWVDQNC